The Litchfieldia alkalitelluris genome has a window encoding:
- the nikB gene encoding nickel ABC transporter permease subunit NikB — MGTYVFKRIITIIPIFLLATLLTFSMIHLSPVDPAEAYFTTAHIQATDEMLEQKRQEFGLDQPLLIQYVNALIKICQFDFGISYVTNKPVWEEITTRLPATIQLTLGSLLIAILVSVPIGFLAGIRKNSVIDHFSRFLSFIGASIPSFWLGYLFIFFFSVKLDLFPVEGTGTWKHLILPSVTLAFPLIALYTRLLRASVLENLQEPYVLFARTRGIHERVIMGKHVLRIAISPMITGLGMNLGNLLTGAIIVEVVFSWPGFGRYFIEAIFNRDVPVIQGYVLLAAGIFLISNLIVDLIQMLIDPRISRKGRQYQ; from the coding sequence ATGGGAACTTATGTCTTTAAACGAATAATCACCATCATTCCAATTTTCCTTTTGGCTACTTTGCTGACTTTTAGTATGATTCATCTATCACCAGTGGACCCTGCTGAAGCATACTTTACTACAGCACATATCCAAGCAACTGATGAGATGTTGGAACAAAAAAGACAAGAGTTTGGCTTAGATCAACCTCTCCTAATCCAATATGTGAACGCGCTTATTAAGATATGCCAATTTGACTTTGGCATATCTTATGTTACGAATAAGCCTGTATGGGAAGAGATAACCACTAGATTGCCAGCAACTATTCAGTTAACTTTAGGGAGTCTATTGATCGCAATCTTAGTAAGTGTACCTATTGGGTTTTTAGCTGGTATAAGGAAGAACAGTGTAATCGACCATTTTAGTCGATTTCTCTCTTTTATAGGGGCATCGATTCCATCCTTTTGGCTTGGATATTTATTTATTTTTTTCTTTTCTGTAAAACTAGATCTTTTCCCAGTCGAAGGTACGGGAACTTGGAAGCATTTAATCTTACCTTCAGTTACATTGGCTTTTCCTTTAATCGCTTTATATACTCGTCTGTTACGCGCAAGTGTGCTTGAAAACTTACAAGAGCCTTATGTGCTTTTTGCGAGGACGAGAGGAATTCATGAAAGAGTAATCATGGGAAAGCATGTATTAAGAATTGCCATATCTCCTATGATTACTGGGCTTGGAATGAACTTAGGAAACTTATTAACAGGTGCTATTATTGTCGAGGTAGTCTTTTCGTGGCCAGGGTTTGGGCGGTATTTTATTGAGGCTATTTTTAACCGTGATGTTCCTGTCATTCAAGGATATGTGCTATTAGCAGCGGGAATATTCCTTATAAGCAACTTAATTGTTGACCTAATCCAAATGTTAATTGACCCACGTATTTCCAGAAAAGGCAGGCAGTATCAATGA
- the nikA gene encoding nickel ABC transporter substrate-binding protein, with translation MANKIYKKRILLISVMVLTLSIALLGCSSESVDNSNESSTSESENMITFAWPRDVGALNPHVYNPNQLFAQSMVYEPLVSYQDGGELKGHLAETWEISEDGTEYVFNLRQGVKFSDGTSFNAEIVKKNFDTILTNVDLHSWLGFIPKIAQTEVVDEYTFKLTLKESYYPTIQELAVVRPVRFLGEAGFPEDGDTSNGIAKPVGTGPWVLDEYKVDEYAIFKRNDHYWGELPNAEKIQVKVIPDAETRVLAFEKGDLDLIYGEGVISLDAFKQLESTENYGTSVSEPVATRQLVMNTNKEQLSDERVRQALHYGFNKEAMVEGVTSGLEEKADYILPPNFPYTSSVDVTTVDYNVEKANQLLEEAGWKLPEGKNVREKDGKPLEFELMYDSAESIQKLMAETLQSEWAGLGVKLNIVGVELTTQVERFKANEFDMNFFSNYGAPYDPHTFVNIVATEGFGFREAISSYPNKDELLNQIAEVKQTTDENERQQLYTTILGSLQEQGAIVPISYIKKIAIYQKNVSNFTFPANRDEHPFTGISVNE, from the coding sequence ATGGCAAACAAAATATATAAAAAACGAATCTTACTTATATCTGTAATGGTTCTTACTTTATCTATTGCTTTACTTGGTTGTTCAAGTGAATCAGTAGATAATTCAAATGAAAGTTCTACAAGTGAAAGTGAAAATATGATTACTTTTGCTTGGCCAAGAGATGTAGGAGCATTAAATCCACATGTCTATAATCCAAATCAATTATTCGCTCAATCTATGGTATATGAACCTTTAGTTAGCTACCAAGATGGTGGGGAGCTAAAAGGCCATTTAGCAGAAACTTGGGAAATCTCAGAAGATGGGACAGAATATGTATTCAACTTACGTCAAGGTGTAAAATTCTCTGATGGCACAAGTTTTAATGCCGAGATTGTAAAGAAGAATTTTGATACAATATTAACAAATGTAGACTTACATAGTTGGTTAGGATTTATTCCAAAGATCGCCCAAACAGAGGTTGTTGATGAGTATACGTTTAAATTAACGCTAAAAGAATCTTATTATCCTACGATTCAAGAATTAGCTGTTGTGCGTCCAGTGCGATTCCTCGGAGAAGCTGGTTTTCCAGAAGACGGTGATACTTCAAATGGTATAGCAAAACCAGTAGGAACAGGTCCATGGGTATTGGATGAATATAAAGTTGATGAATATGCAATCTTTAAACGCAATGATCATTACTGGGGTGAACTCCCGAATGCAGAAAAAATTCAGGTTAAAGTTATTCCTGACGCAGAAACACGTGTACTTGCTTTTGAAAAAGGTGATTTAGACCTTATCTATGGTGAGGGAGTTATTAGCTTAGATGCATTTAAACAATTAGAATCGACAGAAAACTATGGAACTAGTGTTTCTGAACCAGTTGCTACTAGACAGCTAGTGATGAATACAAATAAAGAGCAGCTTTCAGATGAACGTGTTCGTCAAGCATTACATTATGGATTTAATAAAGAAGCAATGGTTGAGGGTGTAACATCTGGATTGGAAGAGAAGGCTGACTATATCTTACCACCAAACTTCCCGTACACCTCAAGTGTTGATGTAACGACGGTAGATTATAATGTTGAGAAAGCAAACCAACTACTAGAGGAAGCTGGCTGGAAACTACCAGAAGGAAAAAATGTTCGTGAAAAAGATGGAAAACCACTTGAATTTGAGTTAATGTATGATTCTGCTGAATCAATCCAGAAACTTATGGCTGAAACTTTACAATCTGAGTGGGCTGGATTAGGTGTAAAATTAAATATTGTTGGTGTTGAGCTTACCACTCAGGTTGAAAGATTCAAAGCGAATGAGTTTGATATGAACTTCTTCAGTAACTATGGTGCTCCATATGACCCACATACTTTCGTAAACATTGTTGCTACAGAAGGCTTTGGGTTTAGAGAAGCAATTTCATCATACCCAAACAAAGATGAGTTACTGAACCAAATAGCAGAAGTTAAACAAACGACGGATGAAAATGAACGTCAACAGCTATACACAACAATTTTAGGATCACTACAAGAACAAGGTGCAATTGTACCTATCTCTTATATTAAAAAAATAGCAATCTATCAAAAGAATGTTTCAAATTTCACATTCCCTGCTAATCGAGATGAACATCCATTTACAGGAATTAGTGTAAACGAGTAA
- a CDS encoding FtsZ/tubulin family protein: MEQISIKLTHTFVGIGGAGKKIVLYLNETEKLQGNYVEVDEYITNLFETSWFSTADSLILCAGLGKNIGTSEIVKIAKQATNAGKKLILCVTLPFSFEGRSKMVKAEEALTTLKKLTNHIVILNNEELYSDLNKNEPMYDIFKKGYGTIAKEIQKLL; this comes from the coding sequence ATGGAGCAAATCAGCATAAAGCTTACTCATACCTTTGTAGGAATTGGGGGAGCTGGAAAGAAAATAGTTTTATACTTAAATGAAACAGAAAAACTACAAGGGAACTATGTTGAAGTTGATGAATACATTACTAATTTATTCGAAACCTCTTGGTTTAGCACTGCTGACAGTCTAATTCTTTGTGCAGGACTTGGAAAAAATATAGGAACTTCGGAAATCGTAAAGATTGCAAAACAAGCAACAAATGCAGGGAAAAAATTAATCCTATGTGTTACTTTGCCATTTAGTTTTGAGGGCAGATCTAAAATGGTGAAAGCTGAAGAGGCATTAACGACGCTTAAAAAACTTACTAATCATATTGTAATCTTAAATAATGAAGAACTGTATTCAGACTTGAATAAAAATGAACCAATGTATGATATTTTTAAAAAAGGCTATGGAACCATAGCTAAAGAAATACAAAAATTACTGTAG